From the genome of Ziziphus jujuba cultivar Dongzao chromosome 6, ASM3175591v1, one region includes:
- the LOC112493452 gene encoding 7-deoxyloganetic acid glucosyltransferase has protein sequence MEGSKVKMEQAHVVMFPFILQGHIKVLLSLGELLSEAGLYVTFVNTHQNHKRLANLQALTTHFPNLHFESISDGLPDDHPRTLFQDFFEGMKTKTKPNFKELIVSLNKKSENGLCPPVTCIIGDGVMSFPIEVADDLGIPIFSFYGTSARFLWAFFNIPKLVEEGQIPFFDDNMNYRIHGIPGLEGLLRRKDLPEFCALKEIDHNMINFFVEETLAITKTSGLIFNTFDELEIDSVQNVATKCSKLYTVAPINALLQSQIGPRAQSIASLGSLWDVEQNCIKWLDSQPSKSVVYVSFGSITKSSISQLKEFWHGLVDSGHPFLWVIRPGAILDEEVIPKELEKGQKERGYVVDWAPQEEVMAHKALGGFLNQSGWNSILESIVAGVPMICWPYSGDHFINCQCVTKVWKIGLELGDWDRLTIKTTIKELMGSRREEFQESVDKAAQWAKNCISKGGSSSLNLEKLIKDIKGIKEIKV, from the exons ATGGAAGGCTCTAAGGTGAAAATGGAGCAAGCTCATGTCGTGATGTTTCCCTTCATATTGCAAGGCCACATAAAGGTTTTGTTAAGCCTTGGAGAGCTTCTAAGCGAAGCTGGCCTTTATGTCACCTTTGTTAACACCCACCAAAACCACAAGCGCTTAGCCAACCTCCAAGCCCTCACAACCCATTTTCCAAACCTTCATTTCGAGTCCATCTCCGATGGCCTTCCCGACGATCACCCTCGAACCCTTTTTCAGGATTTCTTCGAGGGGATGAAGACCAAAACTAAGCCAAACTTCAAAGAGCTTATTGTCTCTCTCAACAAAAAGTCCGAGAATGGTTTGTGCCCACCAGTCACTTGTATTATTGGAGATGGAGTTATGTCTTTTCCCATTGAAGTAGCGGATGATCTGGGGATTCCTATATTTTCATTCTATGGTACTAGTGCTCGTTTCTTATGGGCATTTTTCAATATCCCCAAGCTCGTCGAAGAGGGGCAGATTcccttttttg atGACAACATGAATTATAGAATTCATGGTATTCCTGGACTCGAAGGCCTATTAAGGCGTAAAGATTTACCGGAATTTTGCGCTCTAAAAGAAATAGACCACAATatgattaatttctttgttgaaGAAACTCTTGCCATTACTAAAACTTCAGGTCTTATATTCAACACCTTTGACGAATTGGAAATTGATAGCGTCCAAAATGTTGCTACCAAATGTAGCAAGCTCTACACAGTTGCACCTATCAATGCTCTTTTGCAATCTCAAATTGGACCTCGAGCTCAGTCGATTGCGTCACTCGGTTCTCTCTGGGATGTGgaacaaaattgcataaaatgGTTGGATTCACAGCCGTCAAAATCCGTTGTCTATGTGAGTTTTGGAAGCATAACCAAATCCTCAATTTCTCAGCTAAAGGAATTTTGGCATGGACTGGTTGATAGTGGTCACCCATTTTTGTGGGTAATAAGACCAGGTGCTATATTAGATGAGGAAGTGATTCCAAAGGAGCTTGAAAAGGGTCAAAAAGAAAGAGGTTATGTAGTAGATTGGGCCCCGCAAGAAGAGGTTATGGCTCACAAAGCTTTAGGTGGATTTTTGAACCAAAGTGGCTGGAACTCAATTTTGGAAAGTATTGTGGCTGGAGTTCCAATGATTTGCTGGCCTTATTCGGGCGACCATTTTATTAATTGTCAATGTGTTACTAAAGTTTGGAAAATTGGACTTGAGCTTGGAGATTGGGATAGGTTGACCATAAAGACAACTATAAAAGAGCTAATGGGAAGTAGGAGGGAGGAATTTCAGGAATCAGTTGATAAAGCAGCACAATGGGCTAAGAATTGCATTAGCAAAGGTGGATCTTCCAGCCTCAACTTAGAAAAGCTTATTAAAGACATCAAAGGCATCAAggaaatcaaagtttaa
- the LOC107430693 gene encoding 7-deoxyloganetic acid glucosyltransferase — MEQPHVIVHPLPVQGHIKPMLCLAQLLSEAGLYTTFLITHHAQKRMANLPALTTQFPNIHFEFISDGFPKDHQRDVNSSFFNDIKIKTKPHFKQFLLSLKKKSENGASPPVTCIIADGYVFYSFEVAEELRLPIFAFVSHGACFLQAYHSIPLLIQQGHLPFRDDNINYQIQCVPGLEGLLTSKNLPPVCLLNLEAENSFFQEHVKDILGMNRSSGVIINTFNDLEVQCLPHVATHFQKFYTVGPLHAFLNSKIGKDSHLLASHASLWKAEKKCIDWLDSQPLRSVLYVSFGTLARKSISQLLDFWHGLVDSGHRFLWVVRPDVILEEEGENVIIPEQLQVGAKENGYIVDWAPQEQVMAHNSVGGFLTHCGWNSILESIIARIPMICWPHTGDQNINTDLVCKVLKIGIELETFNRSSVKSTVDTLMGSKREAFQRSVDRIANCAQDGIGHGGSSNHNLEMLVTDIKKIKTEELKVHL, encoded by the exons ATGGAGCAACCTCATGTAATTGTCCATCCTTTACCAGTTCAAGGCCATATCAAACCCATGTTATGCCTTGCACAGCTTCTTAGTGAAGCTGGCCTTTACACAACATTTCTCATCACCCACCATGCTCAAAAGCGCATGGCAAACCTCCCTGCCCTCACTACCCAATTCCCAAATATCCATTTCGAATTCATCTCTGATGGCTTCCCGAAAGATCACCAACGAGATGTGAATTCCAGTTTCTTCAAcgatattaaaattaaaaccaagCCACATTTCAAACAATTCCTCCTCTCCCTTAAAAAGAAGAGTGAGAATGGCGCCTCTCCTCCGGTGACTTGTATCATAGCAGATGGATATGTGTTTTATTCGTTTGAAGTAGCAGAGGAGTTGAGACTTCCTATTTTCGCATTTGTTTCCCATGGTGCTTGTTTCTTGCAAGCGTATCATAGTATTCCATTACTTATTCAACAAGGTCACCTTCCTTTTCGAG ATGATAACATAAACTACCAAATTCAATGTGTGCCTGGACTCGAAGGCCTTCTGACGAGCAAAAATTTGCCTCCTGTATGTTTGTTGAATTTAGAAGCAGAGAACTCTTTTTTTCAGGAGCATGTCAAAGATATTCTCGGAATGAATCGATCTTCAGGTGTTATAATCAACACCTTCAATGACCTTGAAGTTCAATGTCTCCCACATGTGGCAACCCACTTTCAGAAGTTTTACACAGTGGGACCTCTTCATGCATTCTTGAATTCTAAAATCGGAAAGGACTCCCATTTGCTCGCATCTCATGCTTCTCTTTGGAAAGCAGAGAAAAAGTGCATCGATTGGCTAGATTCACAGCCATTGAGATCTGTACTCTATGTAAGTTTTGGGACTTTGGCTAGAAAATCGATTTCTCAATTGCTTGATTTTTGGCATGGATTGGTGGATAGTGGACACAGATTCTTGTGGGTAGTACGACCAGACGTTATATTGGAAGAGGAAGGAGAAAATGTGATAATACCTGAACAACTTCAAGTAGGAGCTAAAGAAAATGGATATATTGTTGACTGGGCTCCACAAGAACAGGTAATGGCCCACAATTCTGTCGGTGGGTTTTTAACCCATTGTGGTTGGAACTCCATCTTAGAGAGTATTATAGCTAGAATTCCAATGATATGTTGGCCCCACACAGGTGATCAGAATATCAATACTGATCTTGTTTGCAAAGTGTTGAAAATTGGGATTGAATTGGAGACGTTTAATAGGTCGTCCGTGAAGTCAACAGTTGACACGTTGATGGGAAGCAAAAGGGAAGCGTTTCAGAGGTCGGTAGATAGGATTGCAAACTGTGCACAGGATGGCATTGGACATGGTGGATCTTCAAATCACAACCTGGAAATGTTGGTCACAGATATTAAGAAAATCAAAACAGAAGAGCTAAAGGTTCATCTTTAA